The following are from one region of the Phycisphaerales bacterium genome:
- the rpmE gene encoding 50S ribosomal protein L31, translating to MKQDTHPTYYPNCKVYHNGEVVMTVGATVPEMHVEVWSGSHPFFTGKQAFVDAAGRVEKFQRKFGGNYFAGKDKKKAK from the coding sequence ATGAAGCAGGACACCCACCCCACGTACTACCCCAACTGCAAGGTCTACCACAACGGCGAGGTCGTGATGACCGTGGGCGCCACCGTGCCCGAGATGCACGTGGAAGTCTGGTCGGGCTCGCACCCGTTCTTTACGGGCAAGCAGGCCTTCGTCGACGCCGCTGGACGCGTCGAGAAGTTCCAGCGCAAGTTTGGCGGCAACTACTTTGCCGGCAAGGACAAGAAGAAGGCCAAGTAA
- a CDS encoding PilZ domain-containing protein, whose protein sequence is MDAAQQIELKRLQSDPQPEATDAGPYVFDRRRATRTPATGQRLGVVFGVEGGRWLLPLELRDTSAGGVGLISAQALEAGDRVTLYDEGSRATFIKGRIARCALRDDGRFDLGLSI, encoded by the coding sequence ATGGATGCGGCACAACAGATCGAACTGAAGAGGCTCCAGAGCGACCCCCAGCCCGAGGCGACCGACGCCGGGCCGTACGTCTTCGACCGTCGCCGCGCGACGCGCACGCCCGCCACGGGGCAGCGCCTGGGCGTGGTCTTCGGCGTCGAGGGCGGGCGATGGCTCTTGCCCCTCGAGCTGCGCGACACCAGCGCGGGCGGCGTAGGGCTGATCTCGGCTCAAGCACTCGAGGCCGGCGATCGCGTCACGCTGTACGACGAAGGAAGCCGCGCCACCTTCATCAAGGGCCGCATCGCACGATGTGCCCTTCGCGACGACGGCCGCTTCGACCTGGGCCTGTCGATCTAG
- a CDS encoding HIT domain-containing protein, giving the protein MPTDDHATPGRGSDNRPAGPEGIHAPWRLTYLQSLGESGPKTTDGSGGTFLSAYWASPKADQSNHVVARTERGMILLNAFPYANGHLLVALGEPRARLLDYEPQDRAHLWMLVELACDLAERTLECQGLNVGINQGRAAGAGVPSHLHVHVVPRWGGDTNFITTVGQVRVVPQALDDMAKRYHQTWERLSHTLD; this is encoded by the coding sequence ATGCCCACCGACGACCATGCCACGCCCGGCCGCGGATCCGATAATCGCCCCGCCGGGCCCGAAGGCATCCATGCGCCCTGGCGGCTGACGTACCTCCAGTCGCTGGGAGAGTCCGGGCCCAAGACCACCGACGGCTCCGGCGGCACGTTCCTCTCGGCCTATTGGGCCAGCCCGAAGGCCGATCAATCCAACCACGTCGTTGCACGGACCGAGCGCGGCATGATCCTGCTCAACGCGTTCCCCTACGCCAACGGTCATTTGCTCGTGGCGCTGGGCGAGCCGCGTGCGAGGCTGCTGGACTACGAGCCGCAGGACCGAGCGCACCTGTGGATGCTCGTCGAACTGGCCTGCGACCTGGCCGAGCGCACGCTGGAATGCCAGGGGCTGAACGTGGGCATCAACCAGGGCCGCGCCGCCGGCGCCGGCGTGCCGAGCCACCTGCACGTGCACGTCGTGCCACGCTGGGGTGGTGATACGAACTTCATCACCACCGTCGGTCAGGTGCGTGTGGTGCCCCAGGCACTCGACGACATGGCCAAGCGGTACCACCAGACGTGGGAACGGCTGTCGCACACCCTTGATTGA
- a CDS encoding glycosyltransferase: protein MERLTESGHQPDYAAHGGSSASPNLWVISPCFNRSADAQNLCQALSALALPPKCTPTLLLVDNASNPPIRESLGPDALPSPWTLMHLPQERNSGGSGGFNAGLAWCLGHSRTRDLVWLLDSDAAPEPDALSYLVDALSRTDAAMVGSSLIDPLTGGPFECGGFIHPRTGEYQQRPPEGDHPIPCDYLAACSILTTTDTIRRAGLFPDTFLNGDDVGWGCRVRRATGRPLLGIPASRVAHPRPDRMRTAARYFAARGAMVALQEAGVPVFGRAMREAARGASLHATGLHALAELHLAGLRDAAAGRVMGSLPQGLDPGNPDRPGLSIEQAREDVRGRRRVVSARARRADLLNPPGSIAVEAQGGWTISTSRATQAWRAAMALLRGLRLAWRLNRSGGAFGHAPPAPMDQDVRGAEHGLSIVIVAYNRKDALLLTLARLREAEPAASAEVIVVDNASSDGAAEAIREQFPAVRCLEQSSNLGVEAFNRGVDAASGDLVLILDDDSWPDPTALALALELMAERRDVAGVALHPRHPDGGRSEWPFARRVHEACDAWPLMGCGNLVRTEAWRRVGGYCEPYFLYRNDTDLALSLSTVGKVWFDPSWVVWHDSPAATRKSVRWCRLATRNWLWMAKRHSTHPRRFWAWLGVLQAFRLAGARPAAQTAVLRGVAQGLLGRAPATSASAPDAWKALIDLRLGKPISRAARYVGPCHARPAQHTSPQSSSEPSPTRRST from the coding sequence ATGGAACGGTTGACCGAATCCGGCCATCAACCTGATTATGCAGCGCACGGGGGCTCTTCCGCGTCGCCAAACCTGTGGGTTATCAGTCCATGCTTCAATCGGTCCGCCGACGCCCAAAACCTTTGCCAAGCTCTCTCGGCCCTCGCCTTACCCCCGAAATGCACCCCCACGCTGCTCCTGGTCGACAACGCAAGCAATCCGCCCATCCGCGAATCGCTCGGGCCTGATGCCCTCCCTTCGCCGTGGACGCTCATGCACCTGCCCCAGGAACGCAACTCCGGCGGCAGCGGCGGATTCAACGCCGGGCTGGCCTGGTGCCTGGGGCATTCCCGAACGAGGGACCTGGTGTGGCTCCTCGATAGCGACGCCGCTCCAGAGCCCGATGCACTGAGCTACCTCGTCGATGCCCTTTCGCGAACCGATGCCGCCATGGTGGGCTCGAGCCTGATCGACCCGCTCACCGGTGGCCCTTTCGAGTGCGGCGGGTTCATCCATCCTCGCACGGGCGAGTACCAGCAGCGGCCGCCCGAAGGCGACCACCCCATCCCGTGCGACTATCTGGCCGCCTGCAGCATCCTGACCACCACGGACACGATCCGCCGAGCGGGGCTCTTCCCCGATACCTTCCTCAATGGCGACGACGTGGGCTGGGGGTGCCGCGTTCGCCGGGCGACCGGCCGGCCCCTGCTGGGCATTCCCGCCAGCCGCGTGGCCCACCCCAGGCCCGATCGCATGCGGACGGCGGCCCGCTACTTCGCCGCCCGCGGCGCGATGGTGGCGTTGCAGGAAGCGGGCGTCCCCGTCTTCGGCCGGGCAATGCGCGAGGCGGCCCGCGGCGCTTCATTGCACGCCACGGGCCTGCACGCGCTGGCAGAATTGCACCTGGCCGGGCTCCGCGATGCCGCTGCTGGACGGGTGATGGGTTCGTTGCCGCAGGGCCTCGACCCGGGCAACCCCGATCGGCCGGGGCTTTCCATCGAACAGGCGCGGGAAGACGTAAGGGGCCGCCGCCGCGTCGTGAGCGCGCGAGCCCGTCGCGCCGACCTGCTCAACCCGCCCGGCTCGATTGCGGTCGAAGCACAGGGCGGCTGGACGATCTCGACCTCGCGGGCCACCCAGGCGTGGCGCGCGGCGATGGCGTTGCTGCGTGGCCTGAGGCTTGCATGGCGGCTGAATCGGTCTGGCGGCGCGTTCGGCCATGCCCCACCAGCACCAATGGACCAGGACGTTCGCGGCGCCGAGCACGGCTTGAGCATCGTCATCGTTGCCTACAACCGCAAGGACGCCCTGTTGCTCACCCTGGCGCGCCTGAGAGAAGCCGAGCCCGCCGCAAGCGCCGAAGTCATCGTCGTGGATAATGCCTCCAGCGATGGCGCCGCCGAGGCGATACGCGAGCAGTTTCCGGCCGTCCGTTGTCTCGAGCAGTCGAGCAATTTGGGTGTCGAAGCCTTCAATCGCGGCGTCGACGCAGCCTCGGGCGACCTGGTCCTCATCCTCGATGACGACTCTTGGCCCGATCCGACGGCCCTCGCACTTGCCCTCGAATTGATGGCCGAGCGCCGCGACGTCGCCGGCGTCGCGTTGCACCCCCGCCACCCCGATGGTGGCCGCAGCGAGTGGCCTTTCGCACGGCGCGTACACGAGGCCTGCGACGCCTGGCCGCTCATGGGCTGCGGCAATCTGGTTCGCACAGAGGCCTGGCGCCGCGTAGGCGGGTACTGCGAGCCGTACTTCCTCTACCGCAATGACACCGACCTGGCGCTCTCACTCTCGACCGTCGGCAAGGTGTGGTTTGATCCCAGTTGGGTCGTGTGGCACGACAGCCCCGCCGCCACGCGCAAGAGCGTGCGGTGGTGCCGCCTGGCCACCCGCAACTGGCTGTGGATGGCCAAGCGGCACAGCACCCACCCCCGCCGCTTCTGGGCCTGGCTGGGCGTGCTCCAGGCCTTCCGCCTGGCCGGCGCACGCCCAGCGGCGCAGACGGCGGTGCTCCGCGGGGTGGCCCAGGGCCTGCTCGGACGCGCGCCGGCGACCTCGGCGAGCGCGCCCGATGCCTGGAAAGCCCTCATCGACCTGAGGCTGGGCAAGCCGATCAGCCGGGCGGCCCGCTATGTTGGCCCATGCCACGCACGACCAGCCCAGCACACCTCTCCCCAGAGCAGTTCCGAGCCCTCGCCCACCAGACGCTCGACCTGA
- a CDS encoding FAD-dependent oxidoreductase encodes MHARGPDGGIGPGTLARDARVLIIGAGPTGLGAAWRLRELGHADFTVLEANPYAGGLAHSFVDDAGFTWDIGGHVMFSHYDYYDKVFDAVMGQDFQLNDRESWVRMRGTWVPYPFQNNIRYLPPTDAADCLIGLIKAQAADAPSYKDAANFGEFIDRVFGEGIARLFMRPYNFKVWAHPPEMMNKHWIGERVAVIDVERAVRNVVEGKDDFGWGPNNQFKFPLRGGTGEFYHRMAERLREHIRLSTSVVRIDAARKVVIVRNSQGETEELSYDALISAMPLDVLCTDIIADAPETVRQAAGGLLHSAGHMVGVGLKRPCPSTKSWMYFPEDNCPFYRVTYLSNYSPYMTPNQTGANDTHYSLLCETSASGHKPVDPGTIVEDTIAGLENAGLLEPGERADIVSTWHHAVEYSYPTPSVDRDDRLSVAIPWLEAQGIYSRGRFGMWKYEVANTDHTLMQGVEVVDRLVLGEPEHTIGIVYKVTEDGREAAGHDRPTVAGSGEKRLIGSATGGGPGRGSQDVADAELGANVGSESRPNES; translated from the coding sequence ATGCATGCACGCGGCCCCGACGGGGGTATTGGCCCTGGCACACTGGCTCGCGACGCGCGGGTGCTGATCATCGGCGCCGGCCCCACCGGCCTTGGGGCGGCCTGGCGGCTCCGCGAGTTAGGACACGCCGACTTCACCGTACTCGAGGCCAACCCATACGCGGGCGGGCTGGCCCATTCGTTCGTCGATGACGCCGGGTTCACATGGGACATCGGCGGCCACGTCATGTTCAGCCACTACGACTACTACGACAAGGTCTTCGACGCCGTCATGGGCCAGGACTTTCAGCTTAACGACCGCGAGAGCTGGGTGCGCATGCGTGGCACGTGGGTGCCGTACCCATTCCAGAACAACATCCGCTACCTGCCGCCCACCGACGCCGCCGACTGCCTGATCGGCCTCATCAAGGCCCAAGCCGCCGACGCGCCAAGCTACAAGGACGCGGCCAACTTCGGCGAATTCATCGACCGCGTCTTCGGCGAAGGCATCGCACGCCTGTTCATGCGGCCGTACAACTTCAAGGTCTGGGCCCATCCGCCCGAGATGATGAACAAGCACTGGATCGGCGAACGCGTGGCCGTCATCGACGTCGAGCGGGCCGTCCGCAACGTCGTCGAGGGCAAGGACGACTTCGGTTGGGGTCCCAACAACCAGTTCAAGTTTCCCCTGCGCGGCGGCACGGGCGAGTTCTATCACCGCATGGCAGAGCGCCTGCGGGAGCACATCCGCTTGTCCACCAGCGTCGTGCGCATCGACGCGGCCCGCAAGGTCGTCATCGTGCGCAACAGCCAGGGCGAGACCGAGGAGTTGTCATACGACGCGCTGATCTCGGCCATGCCACTCGACGTGCTCTGCACCGACATCATCGCCGACGCGCCCGAAACGGTTCGCCAGGCCGCCGGCGGGCTCCTGCACTCGGCCGGGCACATGGTGGGCGTGGGCCTGAAGCGACCGTGCCCGAGCACCAAGAGCTGGATGTACTTCCCCGAGGACAACTGCCCCTTCTACCGGGTGACGTACCTGAGCAACTACTCACCCTACATGACTCCCAACCAGACGGGCGCCAACGACACGCACTACTCGCTGCTCTGCGAGACCAGCGCAAGCGGTCACAAGCCCGTGGACCCCGGCACTATCGTCGAAGACACAATCGCCGGCCTGGAGAACGCCGGCCTCCTCGAGCCAGGCGAGCGAGCCGACATCGTCAGCACCTGGCACCATGCGGTGGAGTACAGCTACCCCACGCCGTCGGTAGACCGGGACGATCGGCTTTCGGTCGCCATCCCCTGGCTCGAGGCCCAGGGCATCTACAGCCGCGGGCGGTTTGGCATGTGGAAGTACGAGGTGGCCAATACCGACCACACGCTCATGCAGGGCGTCGAGGTCGTCGATCGCCTGGTGCTGGGCGAACCCGAGCACACGATCGGCATCGTCTACAAGGTGACCGAGGACGGCCGAGAGGCCGCCGGCCACGACCGTCCGACGGTCGCGGGCTCGGGCGAAAAGCGCCTGATCGGGTCGGCAACTGGGGGAGGCCCCGGACGCGGCTCGCAAGACGTGGCCGACGCGGAACTTGGGGCCAATGTGGGCAGCGAAAGCCGACCGAACGAATCATGA
- a CDS encoding peptidylprolyl isomerase: MSLYGRALGWIDRMAGRGQGPRETALVEALEPRVLLDASFPDISDLVDPENTVVRFKTTLGEIDFELYDRSGPGGSSAAPITVENFLNYVNSGRYFESFFHRSVTIDSSNPDIDGDPFVIQGGGFIFTDEDGLSRVDTDEAIENEADPARSNVERSIAMALITSVGTDTATSQFFINLRDNNGSAGAGDIDLDAQDFTVFGRVANDRSWSVVQAIQNLDTFVFADVYVDEDGNLTDNEGNPSVSPFFLDDPDADVVSFALTDVPVRSTPDPIAPGEIRSTSLEERFLVQVTSTLIIKPADAEKFYTFLAGYPEGYANDTSVTYLELTTNTSGGSASYYQVVLRYETGVRDEVLYTGTLDPGTRTRLALSDPGIADAEQARKFTPFAIEVHSTEAMSASLTHTDFGATLTESFVNFADLDARGAGAFNTWGFGGIESTIGDADMDGSIDNLDARESYVVWQNLTGMAGTVTLTVYTDASTFERMTYTLEGHRRGGAELHNLFGFATQGVQAVYVDSDVPIIAAMSTYDTLLTADGSAAFANVAYGTLGVIDGGATEGVLAGVRYSGDADEEAYLTFLNTNSAGTVVTLTISDNDDNEAMTSVVLAPRDRGTYDLKRLLVDFGGVFTPGEVMTIRYSSVQPVAAHYTATIGDETQSTAFQTQLADLVVLSGGFDAGSGGEVISLYNPYSDTAGIELNFSIQFHFFDRSQFVQFGFLPMLQPGERADISARDFNDILATITLGEDWGRYTIFIAGIAIGPGGGGVTPNAGQFGVSLSRIGDDGVSGRAVTMSTGTFGQGTLVDLSDDVFDGGIGG, encoded by the coding sequence ATGTCTTTGTATGGACGCGCGCTTGGTTGGATCGATCGCATGGCGGGCAGGGGGCAGGGACCCCGAGAGACGGCCCTGGTCGAGGCGCTGGAGCCGCGGGTGCTGCTCGACGCCAGCTTCCCGGATATCTCCGACCTGGTGGATCCCGAGAACACGGTGGTGCGGTTCAAGACCACGCTGGGCGAGATCGACTTCGAGCTCTACGACCGCAGCGGACCCGGCGGGTCGAGCGCGGCGCCCATCACGGTCGAGAACTTCCTGAACTACGTGAACAGCGGTCGTTACTTCGAGAGCTTCTTCCATCGCTCGGTGACCATCGACTCGAGCAACCCGGACATCGACGGCGACCCGTTCGTGATCCAGGGCGGCGGCTTCATCTTCACCGACGAAGACGGCCTGAGCCGCGTGGACACCGACGAGGCGATCGAGAACGAGGCCGACCCGGCCCGCTCCAACGTCGAGCGTTCGATCGCCATGGCGTTGATCACCAGCGTGGGCACCGACACGGCGACGAGCCAGTTCTTCATCAACCTGCGGGACAACAACGGCAGCGCCGGCGCGGGCGACATCGACCTGGACGCCCAGGACTTCACGGTGTTCGGCCGTGTCGCCAACGACCGCTCGTGGTCGGTGGTTCAGGCGATCCAGAACCTCGACACCTTCGTCTTTGCCGACGTCTACGTCGACGAAGACGGCAACCTGACCGACAACGAGGGCAACCCGTCGGTCTCGCCGTTCTTCCTTGACGACCCCGACGCCGACGTCGTGAGCTTCGCGCTGACCGACGTGCCAGTGCGTTCGACGCCCGATCCGATCGCGCCGGGCGAAATCCGCAGCACCTCGCTGGAAGAGCGGTTCCTGGTGCAGGTCACCAGCACGCTGATCATCAAGCCGGCCGATGCCGAGAAGTTCTACACGTTCCTGGCGGGGTATCCGGAAGGCTACGCCAACGACACGAGCGTGACGTACCTCGAGCTGACGACCAACACCTCGGGCGGTTCGGCCTCGTATTACCAGGTGGTGCTGCGCTACGAGACGGGCGTTCGAGACGAGGTGCTGTACACCGGTACGCTGGACCCCGGCACGCGGACGCGTCTGGCGCTCAGCGATCCGGGCATTGCCGATGCGGAGCAGGCGCGCAAGTTCACGCCGTTCGCCATCGAGGTGCACAGCACCGAGGCGATGAGCGCGTCGCTGACGCACACGGACTTCGGCGCCACGCTGACCGAGTCGTTCGTCAACTTCGCCGACCTGGATGCACGCGGCGCCGGGGCCTTCAACACATGGGGCTTCGGCGGCATTGAGTCCACCATTGGCGATGCCGACATGGACGGGTCGATCGACAACCTGGACGCACGCGAGTCGTACGTGGTCTGGCAGAACCTGACCGGGATGGCCGGCACGGTCACCCTCACGGTGTACACCGATGCCAGCACGTTCGAGCGCATGACCTACACGCTGGAAGGCCATCGTCGTGGCGGAGCCGAACTGCACAACCTCTTCGGCTTTGCGACCCAGGGCGTGCAGGCCGTGTACGTGGATTCCGACGTGCCGATCATCGCGGCCATGAGCACCTACGACACGCTGCTGACCGCCGATGGCTCGGCGGCGTTCGCCAACGTCGCCTACGGCACGCTGGGCGTGATCGACGGCGGCGCGACCGAGGGCGTGCTGGCGGGCGTGCGATACTCCGGCGACGCGGACGAGGAAGCGTACCTGACCTTCCTGAACACTAACTCGGCCGGCACGGTCGTGACGCTGACCATCAGCGACAACGACGACAACGAAGCCATGACGAGCGTGGTGCTGGCGCCGCGCGATCGCGGGACGTACGACCTGAAGCGACTGCTTGTCGACTTCGGCGGCGTCTTCACGCCCGGCGAGGTGATGACCATCCGCTACAGCTCGGTCCAGCCGGTGGCCGCGCACTACACGGCCACGATCGGCGACGAGACCCAGTCCACCGCGTTCCAGACGCAACTGGCCGACCTTGTCGTGCTCTCGGGCGGCTTCGATGCCGGCTCGGGTGGAGAGGTCATTTCGCTGTACAACCCCTACAGCGATACGGCCGGCATCGAGCTGAACTTCTCGATCCAGTTCCACTTCTTTGATCGCAGCCAGTTCGTGCAGTTCGGCTTCCTGCCCATGCTGCAGCCGGGCGAGCGGGCCGACATTTCGGCGCGCGATTTCAACGACATCCTGGCGACCATCACGCTTGGCGAGGATTGGGGTCGCTACACCATCTTCATCGCCGGCATCGCCATCGGGCCCGGTGGCGGCGGCGTGACGCCCAATGCCGGCCAGTTCGGCGTGTCGCTCTCTCGCATCGGTGATGATGGCGTCAGCGGAAGGGCCGTGACCATGAGCACCGGCACCTTCGGGCAGGGCACGCTGGTCGATCTCTCCGACGACGTGTTCGACGGCGGCATCGGCGGCTGA
- a CDS encoding CBS domain-containing protein has translation MKIADIMTRQIVTAHMDEDLEHVRELFTRYRFRHLPIVGDDGGLVGIVSDRDMLAHVSPFAGTINERTADANSLKRRVHQIMTRDPQTVSPEESAEGATLMLLHRRISAMPVVDDRGRLVGIVTMRDLTRWLLNREKPQQRDGAA, from the coding sequence ATGAAAATCGCCGACATCATGACCCGCCAGATCGTGACCGCGCATATGGACGAGGACCTTGAGCACGTCCGCGAGCTCTTCACCCGCTACCGCTTCCGGCACCTGCCGATCGTCGGCGACGACGGCGGCCTGGTGGGGATCGTCTCCGATCGCGACATGCTGGCCCACGTGAGCCCGTTCGCGGGCACCATCAACGAGCGCACCGCCGACGCCAACAGCCTGAAGCGTCGGGTCCATCAGATCATGACGCGTGATCCGCAGACCGTGTCGCCCGAGGAGTCGGCCGAAGGCGCCACGCTGATGCTGCTGCATCGTCGCATCTCGGCCATGCCGGTGGTCGACGACCGCGGGCGGCTGGTGGGCATCGTTACCATGCGGGACCTCACAAGGTGGCTGCTCAATCGCGAAAAGCCGCAGCAGCGGGACGGCGCAGCTTAG
- a CDS encoding pyridoxal-dependent decarboxylase, translated as MPRTTSPAHLSPEQFRALAHQTLDLILDYHATIDQRPVRSRVDPGDVLAALPERPPEQPGDQDEWPAILDDVRRIILPALTHWQSPGFFGYFPANGSWPAVLGDLLSTGLGVQGMLWQTSPAITELETRMLDWMARLCGLPEIFLSTGEGGGVIQGTASEATLVAMVAARHRLRTARPQIDPRTLVAYTSNQAHSSVLKATRIAGIEHLRLIATDANHAMDPVDLARQFRDDLSQGLTPFYVCATAGTTSSGAFDPIDAIASTRTELAPDAWLHVDAAWAGSAAVCPEHRGFLEGLSGADSYCTNPHKWLLTNFDCDLFYVADRQTLIDSLSVTPEYLRNSATDSGAVIDYRDWQVPLGRRFRALKLWFVMRHYGAEGLQAHIRQHVAWAEWLEQQVLHDDRFELAAPRSLSLVCLRLAGDRDAQTQALLEAANATGKVLLTHTTLPTQDARQRYAIRVAIGGSNATFESVRALWNLLATHAPDARRSL; from the coding sequence ATGCCACGCACGACCAGCCCAGCACACCTCTCCCCAGAGCAGTTCCGAGCCCTCGCCCACCAGACGCTCGACCTGATCCTGGACTACCACGCCACCATCGACCAGCGGCCGGTACGCTCGCGCGTCGATCCGGGCGATGTCCTGGCAGCCTTGCCCGAGCGCCCGCCCGAGCAGCCCGGCGATCAGGACGAGTGGCCCGCCATCCTGGACGACGTTCGCCGCATCATCCTGCCCGCGCTCACCCACTGGCAGTCTCCGGGCTTTTTTGGCTACTTTCCGGCCAATGGGTCGTGGCCGGCCGTCCTGGGCGATCTGCTGAGCACCGGGCTGGGCGTGCAGGGCATGCTGTGGCAGACCAGCCCCGCCATCACCGAACTCGAAACCCGCATGCTCGACTGGATGGCGCGGCTCTGCGGCCTGCCCGAGATCTTCTTGAGCACGGGCGAGGGCGGCGGGGTCATCCAGGGCACCGCCAGCGAGGCGACGCTGGTGGCCATGGTTGCCGCTCGCCATCGATTGCGCACCGCACGCCCACAGATCGATCCGCGCACGCTCGTGGCGTACACCAGCAATCAGGCGCACAGTTCGGTGCTCAAGGCCACCCGCATCGCCGGCATCGAACATCTCCGGTTGATTGCCACCGACGCCAACCACGCGATGGACCCCGTCGACCTCGCCCGGCAATTCCGCGATGACCTGTCGCAGGGATTGACGCCCTTTTACGTCTGCGCAACCGCCGGCACGACCAGCAGCGGCGCGTTCGACCCCATCGACGCCATTGCCAGCACGCGCACCGAACTCGCGCCCGATGCCTGGCTTCACGTCGATGCCGCCTGGGCCGGCTCGGCCGCCGTGTGCCCCGAACACCGGGGATTCCTCGAAGGCCTCTCGGGCGCCGACAGCTACTGCACCAACCCCCACAAGTGGCTGTTGACCAACTTCGATTGCGATCTGTTCTACGTCGCCGACCGCCAGACCCTGATCGACTCGCTGAGTGTCACGCCCGAATACCTGCGCAACTCGGCCACCGATTCGGGCGCCGTGATCGACTATCGCGACTGGCAGGTGCCCCTGGGCCGCCGCTTCCGGGCGCTCAAGCTGTGGTTCGTCATGCGTCACTACGGCGCAGAAGGCCTGCAAGCCCACATCCGCCAGCACGTCGCGTGGGCCGAGTGGCTCGAGCAGCAGGTGTTGCATGACGACCGATTCGAGTTGGCCGCCCCACGCTCGCTGTCGCTGGTCTGCCTGCGGCTGGCCGGGGATCGCGACGCCCAGACTCAGGCCCTGCTGGAAGCGGCCAACGCCACCGGCAAGGTGCTCTTGACCCATACCACGCTTCCGACCCAGGATGCACGCCAGCGCTACGCCATCCGCGTGGCGATTGGTGGCTCGAACGCCACGTTCGAGAGCGTCCGGGCTCTGTGGAACCTCCTTGCCACCCATGCTCCCGACGCTCGCCGCTCCCTCTGA
- a CDS encoding GC-type dockerin domain-anchored protein, which produces MAQTTSIAAMRTGIVLASFGFAALALGQEQLAFNGPLSSMPGAHDTGADLIWAVPDGASAGVSGHAPLAYRLAEPITLTGQATIESVVVFGYQQGAIEGSTIDQLGLELWNGRPGDAGSSRIAGDIDANMLSSVSPTDAFVAMTGVTFTIDRRVFALTAGDLGWSVPAGDYWLVWTMGGSLDGGPYSPYLGDDTRPVTGEARQRVLGAWRPARNRTEGGVQVSLPYEVYGSYACAADCDGDGDLTIFDFLCFQNAFAQGEASADCDGDGSVTMDDFACFQASFMAGCG; this is translated from the coding sequence ATGGCCCAGACTACGTCCATTGCCGCGATGCGGACCGGTATCGTTCTTGCTTCGTTTGGGTTCGCGGCTCTTGCCCTGGGGCAGGAGCAACTTGCCTTCAACGGGCCGCTGTCTTCCATGCCCGGCGCTCACGACACCGGCGCCGACCTGATCTGGGCCGTGCCCGACGGCGCGTCGGCCGGCGTGAGCGGGCACGCGCCGCTTGCGTATCGCCTGGCCGAGCCCATCACGCTGACCGGCCAGGCCACGATCGAGTCGGTGGTGGTTTTTGGCTACCAGCAGGGCGCCATCGAGGGGTCCACGATCGATCAACTCGGTCTTGAACTGTGGAACGGTCGCCCGGGCGACGCGGGTAGTTCACGCATCGCCGGAGATATCGATGCCAACATGCTCTCGTCGGTCTCCCCGACCGACGCGTTCGTCGCGATGACGGGCGTGACCTTTACGATCGACCGCCGCGTGTTTGCGCTCACGGCGGGTGATCTCGGCTGGTCGGTGCCCGCGGGAGACTACTGGCTCGTCTGGACGATGGGCGGCAGCCTCGATGGCGGACCCTACAGCCCGTACCTGGGCGACGACACGCGGCCGGTTACGGGCGAGGCTCGCCAGCGTGTGCTTGGCGCATGGCGTCCGGCACGCAACCGTACCGAGGGCGGCGTGCAAGTGTCGCTGCCCTACGAGGTGTACGGCTCGTATGCGTGCGCTGCCGATTGCGACGGCGATGGCGACCTGACCATCTTCGATTTCCTGTGCTTCCAGAACGCGTTCGCGCAGGGCGAGGCGTCGGCTGACTGCGACGGCGACGGCAGCGTCACCATGGACGACTTTGCCTGCTTCCAGGCGTCGTTCATGGCCGGGTGTGGTTAA